AATCATGCGGATAGACTGTATCAGGCTGATGTCGCCGTAGTAGGCCATGGCGGGGTTGGGGCTGCTGCCGTCGGGGTTGGGGTAGCGGCACAGCACCGGTATCAGCGGCACGTCCGCTTCGTAGGCCGCCTGAAAAAAGCTGGTTTTAAACGGCAGGATTTCGCGGCCTTCGGTGCTGGTGCCTTCGGGGAACAGGGTAACGGTGTCGCCGTTTTTGAGGGCTTCGGTAACGTGGCGGATTTTTTCGCTGTTGCCTTCGGTGCCTTTGTTGCGGGTAACGTAAACGGTTTGCGCCTGCGTGGCCAGATAGCCGACTACCGGCCATTTGGCCACGTCGTCTTTGGCAACGAAGCGGCCGGGAAAGGCGCCGTTAACGGCCATGATGTCGAGCCAGGAAATGTGGTTGCTGATCATCATCTGCCCCTGCCCTGCTTCGGGCAGTTTGCCGTAGGTTTCGAGCTTCAGGCCGCAGGAGGCGAGCACGCGCAGCGACCATAGCTGGATGGCGCGCAGCTTGCGCTGTTTGCTGTAAAAGGGAAAAAGAAAAAACATTTCTGCCATGCCGTAGAGCAGGCAGATGCCGATGCAGAGCAGGCGGAAAACGGTGCGCAGTGTGGTCATGGTGTGAGTAAAACAGATTTGTGTTGCGGTATTTTTACTGAGGCCGTCTGAAAGGTTTCCGGCATGTGCAAGCAGCTGCGTTGCGCGACTCGGGCTTTCAGACGGCCTGTTTTCAGATTTTAGGTGCAAAGCGTTGCAGGTAGCGGTCGTTGAGTTGGGTGATGTCCATCAGAATCAGCACGTCGGCGCAGTTGAAGGCTTCATCCACGCACGGTTCGCCGCAAAACCAGGCGCCGGCTTTAAGGTAGCCTTTAATCAGCGACGGGCATTCGGGGTTGGCTGCGGGGGTGAGTTCGCTCCATTTCAGCGGGTTGAGCGGGCGCACGCGCCATTGCTCGGGCGCAAGGTATTTTTCTTTCAACACATGATACAGCCCGGCCGCTTCGTGGCCGCCGTCGGCGGTGCTGATGCTGCCGCAACCGATCATAAAGCGCAGGTTTTCGTCGTGCATGAATTTCACAAGGCCCGTCCACAACAGCATAATCAGGCCGCCGTTGCGGTATTCGGGGTGGATGCAGGCGCGGCCCAGCTCTACGGTTTGCGGCAGAATATCGTGCAGCGGTGAGAGGTCGAACTCGTGTTCGCTATACCATGAGCCGACGGTGCGGGCGGCTTCTTCGGTAATCAGGCGGTAGCAGCCCACCACTTCGCCGGTGGCTTCGTCGAAAGCGAGCAGGTGGTGGCAGTGTTGGTCGTATTCGTCGGTATCCAAGCCGTTGCTGCTTTGGATATCTGCACCCAACTCGCCGGCGAACACTTGGTAGCGCAAGCGTTGCGCGGCTTCGATTTCCTGCCGGTTTTCGGCCAGGCGCACGCTCAGACCGATTTTGGGGCCGGTGGTGTTGAAACGGCTGGTTTGCGGCATAAAAAAACCCGTGTATCAAAAATAAGGCGCAAAGTATAGCAGAGGGCATAAATTAAGTAACCGATTAATTTACTTGGCAGAACCTGAAGGCCGTTTGAAGCGTTGTTTTCAGACGGCCTTCAGGCTTTGATGCGCCCGCGCAATCGGTTCATAATAACGCCTGCGATTGTGGCAGGCTCCCATACACCCCTTCAAACCGGCAGGCTCTTGGCTATGAACACCGATTTCACCACCCGTTACCGCATCCTGAAGCGAAAAACCATTCACAAAATCCGGCAAACCCAGCGGCTGTCGCGCAAAACCGTTGCCTTCGCCTTTCTGCTGGCGGGCGCGGCGATGGTGGCGTTGGTGTCGCTGCTGTTTGCCCATATGGCCGACTTCGCGCTGGAGCAAAACGCGCTGCTGGTTAAAAAATACCCGTGGTTCGCCTGGGTGGCGCTGCCGCTGGGTCTGCCGCTGATTGTGTGGCTGACGCGCCGTTTCGCGCCCTACACGGCAGGCAGCGGCATTCCGCAGGTGCTGGCTTCGCTTTCCCTGCCCTACGGCGCACAGAAACTGCGCCTGATCAAGCTGGGGCAGACCATGCTGAAAATCCCGTTTACCTTTTTGGGTATGCTGGCGGGCGCATCTATCGGTCGCGAAGGGCCGTCGGTGCAGGTGGGCGCAGCGGTGATGGCGGCATGGGGCGCGTGGTGTAAAAAACACAACCTGGCTTTTAAAGGCATGCAGGAAAACGATTTGATTGCCGCAGGCGCGGCGGGCGGCTTGGCCGCAGCGTTCAACGCGCCGCTGGCAGGCGTGGTGTTTGCCATCGAAGAATTGGGGCGCGGCGTGATGCTGCGCTGGGAGCGGCAGATTTTCATCGGCGTACTGGCGGCCGGTTTCATCCAAGTGGCCATACAGGGCAACAACCCTTATTTTTCAGGCTTTCACGGCACGCAGCTCAACCATATGCTCGCCTGGGTGCTGCTGTGCGGCTTGATTTGCGGCGTGGCGGGCGGCCTGTTTGCGCGGCTGCTTTATAAGGGCGCGGCAGCGTTTGCGCCCGAGCGGTGGCGCGGCCTGATACGCCGCCACCCCGTGCTGCTGGCCGCCATTATCGGTCTGCTGCTGGCCGCCATCGGCACACTCTATCAGGGGCAGACCTTCGGCACGGGCTATCACGAAGCCTCCGGCGCACTGCGGCGCATGTACGAAGCCCCGGCCGGCGTGGCATTGGCCAAATGGGCGGCCACCGTGCTTTCTTATTGGGCGGGCATTCCCGGCGGCATCTTCACCCCCTCGCTCACCGTCGGCGCCATGTTGGGCCAGCATATCGCCGACATCGCCGGCCTGCAAACCGGCATCAACGTGCTGGTGCTGATCTGCATGACTGCGTTTCTGGCCGCCGCCACCCAATCGCCGCTCACCGCCAGCGTGGTGGTGATGGAAATGACAGGCGGACAGAATCTGTTGTTTTGGCTGCTGATTGGTGCTATTTTTGCATCTCAGGTGTCGCGCCAGTTTTCCCCCAAACCGTTTTACCATGCGGCAGGCGCGCGTTACCGGCAGCGTGTTCAGGAAGAAAACGCCGCCCAACAGGCTGTTTCCAAGGAGACCTTATAAATGGCAGTGAATTTAAAAGAAAAAAA
The sequence above is a segment of the Neisseria dentiae genome. Coding sequences within it:
- a CDS encoding lysophospholipid acyltransferase family protein, whose amino-acid sequence is MTTLRTVFRLLCIGICLLYGMAEMFFLFPFYSKQRKLRAIQLWSLRVLASCGLKLETYGKLPEAGQGQMMISNHISWLDIMAVNGAFPGRFVAKDDVAKWPVVGYLATQAQTVYVTRNKGTEGNSEKIRHVTEALKNGDTVTLFPEGTSTEGREILPFKTSFFQAAYEADVPLIPVLCRYPNPDGSSPNPAMAYYGDISLIQSIRMIISQPGGVAELHFLDPVPSGPDRQAIARDIHRRLSEKQRDLG
- a CDS encoding GNAT family N-acetyltransferase, which translates into the protein MPQTSRFNTTGPKIGLSVRLAENRQEIEAAQRLRYQVFAGELGADIQSSNGLDTDEYDQHCHHLLAFDEATGEVVGCYRLITEEAARTVGSWYSEHEFDLSPLHDILPQTVELGRACIHPEYRNGGLIMLLWTGLVKFMHDENLRFMIGCGSISTADGGHEAAGLYHVLKEKYLAPEQWRVRPLNPLKWSELTPAANPECPSLIKGYLKAGAWFCGEPCVDEAFNCADVLILMDITQLNDRYLQRFAPKI
- a CDS encoding chloride channel protein, which codes for MNTDFTTRYRILKRKTIHKIRQTQRLSRKTVAFAFLLAGAAMVALVSLLFAHMADFALEQNALLVKKYPWFAWVALPLGLPLIVWLTRRFAPYTAGSGIPQVLASLSLPYGAQKLRLIKLGQTMLKIPFTFLGMLAGASIGREGPSVQVGAAVMAAWGAWCKKHNLAFKGMQENDLIAAGAAGGLAAAFNAPLAGVVFAIEELGRGVMLRWERQIFIGVLAAGFIQVAIQGNNPYFSGFHGTQLNHMLAWVLLCGLICGVAGGLFARLLYKGAAAFAPERWRGLIRRHPVLLAAIIGLLLAAIGTLYQGQTFGTGYHEASGALRRMYEAPAGVALAKWAATVLSYWAGIPGGIFTPSLTVGAMLGQHIADIAGLQTGINVLVLICMTAFLAAATQSPLTASVVVMEMTGGQNLLFWLLIGAIFASQVSRQFSPKPFYHAAGARYRQRVQEENAAQQAVSKETL